In the Topomyia yanbarensis strain Yona2022 chromosome 3, ASM3024719v1, whole genome shotgun sequence genome, one interval contains:
- the LOC131692677 gene encoding cyclin-dependent kinase 5 homolog isoform X1, translating into MVIIISVPKRTEISHKTKNYYRMQKYEKLEKIGEGTYGTVFKGKNRDTLEIVALKRVRLDEDDEGVPSSALREICLLKELKHKNIVRLYDVLHSDKKLTLVFEHCDQDLKKYFDSLNGEIDPDVVKSFMYQLLRGLAFCHSHNVLHRDLKPQNLLINKNGELKLADFGLARAFGIPVKCYSAEVVTLWYRPPDVLFGAKLYTTSIDMWSAGCIFAELANAGRPLFPGSDVDDQLKRIFKLLGTPTEDTWPGITQLSDYKPFPLYPPTTSWSQVVPRLNSKGRDLLQKLLICRPTLRLSAEQAMAHPYFTEN; encoded by the exons CGTACCGAAGCGAACAGAAATCAGCCACAAAACGAAGAACTATTACAGaatgcaaaaatatgaaaagttggAGAAAATTGGCGAAGGTACTTATGGGACGGTGTTTAAAGGTAAAAATCGAGATACTTTGGAAATAGTAGCGCTAAAGCGGGTGCGCCTGGATGAGGATGATGAGGGCGTTCCAAGTTCCGCATTGCGAGAAATTTGTCTGTTGAAG GAActaaaacataaaaatattgTACGATTATATGATGTACTGCATTCTGATAAAAAACTTACGCTGGTGTTCGAGCACTGTGACCAAGATTTAAAAAAGTACTTCGACAGTCTGAACGGCGAGATCGATCCAGATGTAGTGAAAAGCTTCATGTATCAACTTTTGAGGGGGTTAGCCTTCTGCCACAGTCACAACGTCCTGCATCGAGATTTGAAACCACAGAATTTACTTATCAACAAAAATGGGGAACTGAAACTAGCCGACTTTGGTTTGGCTCGAGCGTTTGGCATTCCGGTGAAGTGTTATTCGGCCGAAGTAGTTACACTGTGGTACCGCCCACCGGATGTACTGTTCGGGGCGAAATTGTACACGACCAGCATTGACATGTGGTCGGCGGGTTGTATATTCGCTGAACTTGCTAACGCAGGACGTCCTCTCTTTCCGGGTTCCGACGTTGACGACCAACTAAAGCGTATTTTTAAGTTACTGGGAACGCCAACGGAAGACACATGGCCAGGAATTACTCAACTGTCAGACTACAAACCTTTTCCTC TTTACCCCCCAACTACATCGTGGAGTCAAGTGGTGCCACGCTTGAACTCAAAGGGTCGCGATTTGTTGCAGAAATTACTGATCTGTCGCCCAACGCTTAGACTGAGTGCCGAGCAAGCGATGGCACATCCCTACTTTACGGAAAACTGA
- the LOC131692677 gene encoding cyclin-dependent kinase 5 homolog isoform X4, which translates to MQKYEKLEKIGEGTYGTVFKGKNRDTLEIVALKRVRLDEDDEGVPSSALREICLLKELKHKNIVRLYDVLHSDKKLTLVFEHCDQDLKKYFDSLNGEIDPDVVKSFMYQLLRGLAFCHSHNVLHRDLKPQNLLINKNGELKLADFGLARAFGIPVKCYSAEVVTLWYRPPDVLFGAKLYTTSIDMWSAGCIFAELANAGRPLFPGSDVDDQLKRIFKLLGTPTEDTWPGITQLSDYKPFPLYPPTTSWSQVVPRLNSKGRDLLQKLLICRPTLRLSAEQAMAHPYFTEN; encoded by the exons atgcaaaaatatgaaaagttggAGAAAATTGGCGAAGGTACTTATGGGACGGTGTTTAAAGGTAAAAATCGAGATACTTTGGAAATAGTAGCGCTAAAGCGGGTGCGCCTGGATGAGGATGATGAGGGCGTTCCAAGTTCCGCATTGCGAGAAATTTGTCTGTTGAAG GAActaaaacataaaaatattgTACGATTATATGATGTACTGCATTCTGATAAAAAACTTACGCTGGTGTTCGAGCACTGTGACCAAGATTTAAAAAAGTACTTCGACAGTCTGAACGGCGAGATCGATCCAGATGTAGTGAAAAGCTTCATGTATCAACTTTTGAGGGGGTTAGCCTTCTGCCACAGTCACAACGTCCTGCATCGAGATTTGAAACCACAGAATTTACTTATCAACAAAAATGGGGAACTGAAACTAGCCGACTTTGGTTTGGCTCGAGCGTTTGGCATTCCGGTGAAGTGTTATTCGGCCGAAGTAGTTACACTGTGGTACCGCCCACCGGATGTACTGTTCGGGGCGAAATTGTACACGACCAGCATTGACATGTGGTCGGCGGGTTGTATATTCGCTGAACTTGCTAACGCAGGACGTCCTCTCTTTCCGGGTTCCGACGTTGACGACCAACTAAAGCGTATTTTTAAGTTACTGGGAACGCCAACGGAAGACACATGGCCAGGAATTACTCAACTGTCAGACTACAAACCTTTTCCTC TTTACCCCCCAACTACATCGTGGAGTCAAGTGGTGCCACGCTTGAACTCAAAGGGTCGCGATTTGTTGCAGAAATTACTGATCTGTCGCCCAACGCTTAGACTGAGTGCCGAGCAAGCGATGGCACATCCCTACTTTACGGAAAACTGA